The nucleotide sequence GGGGCCGGGTGGATCGGACCGGTGCTGTCTTTGAGGGAAGGGAAGCTGTCCCTGTGGTGGCTGGTCCCGCGCCCGGCGATGATTTCGGCTGTGATGGAGACGGCTACTTCGGCCGGAGTCACGGCGCCGAGGTCCAGCCCGATGGGCGAATGCAAGCGGTCCAGGTCTTCGGAAGGTGCTCCGGCCTGCAGGAGTGCGTCCACCCGTTGGCGGTGGCTGCGGCGCGAACCCATCGCACCGACGTAGGACAGGTTCAGCCGGAGCGCGGCCTGGATCAAGGGGATGTCGAACTTGGGATCGTGGGTCAGGACGCACACCACGGTGCGGGAATCGAGCCGCCCACCGGCTGCCTCGGACTCGAGGTAACGGTGCGGCCAGTCGGTGACAACCTGGTCTGCACCCGAAAAACGCTGCTGGGAGGCGAAGGCAGGCCGGGCATCACAGAGGGTGACGTTGTAGCCAAGGAGCTGCCCGGCCGGCAACAGGGCGGCGCCGAAGTCGTTGGCTCCGAAGACAATCATCCGTGCCGCCGGCAAGCGGCTTTCCACGAACAACGTGATGGGCTGTGGCTCTTCTTCTTCCCGGGGCGGGGCGGCCAGCCTTTCGGTGGTGACCCATCCGTCGATGCATCCTTCCGGCGGGGCCAGCCGGACCAAACCCGCCCGGCCGCCCTGGAGCAGTGGCTCCACCTGGGCAGCTGCGGCAAAAAGCGTGGAGGGGTGGTCGCCCAGCAGTACGGCAAGTTCCTGCGACTCCATGGCCCGGAACCGGACAGGGTCATCCACCACCATGACTCCGCCCTTGGCATCGAGCCGGCGAATCAGGGCTGCCGGGCGTTGCGGTCCGGCGAACAACGACAGTTCCGGCGCGCCGGCCCCGAAAGGCTGGATGTGGACTTCCAGCTCGCCGCCGCAGGTAAGTCCGACGGCGAACGCGTCCTCGGCACTGAAGCCGTATGACTCAAGGCGCGGACCGCCGTCGCGCATGGCTTCCAGCGCCGCCTCCACGACGGCGCCTTCAACGCAACCACCGGACAAGCTGCCCAGGATTTCGCCGTTTTCGGAGACCATCATGGAGGTCCCCAAGGGCCGCGGCACGGAACCGCCGCTCCCTACGATCGTGGCCACGGCCAGTCGTTGGCCGGAGACCGCAGGCCGCCAGCTGCCCAGTGAAGGCATCAGATCCAGCATGGCAACACGTCCTTTTTCCAGGTGTCCCGGCCGGGATGGCCCAGCCGGAGCAGTGCGCGATCTTGCCCCATATTCTCATTTCCGGAGGATGTTGAGGGGTAGTCGCGGTTTTTCAGTAAGAGTTCAATCGGTCAGTGTTCATAGGAACGGGGGCAAGGGCTTCATCTCCCTGCCCCCGTTCCCTGACGGAGCGTCGGCGCCCGGCCGCCGCCCGTCGTCGTGCCTGGTGAGAGGGACCACGACGACGGACGCCTATTCATGCGGTGGGTACCGACGGACCGTCGATCGGAGTGCCGGAAGGGACCCGCCGGCGCGGGGGGCGGTCCCGGTCAGACGCCCATCAGGGCGTTGATGGGTCCGCGGGCAAAGTAGATGATGAAGCCAACCGTGACCACCCACATGAGCGGATGGACCTTCTTGGCTTTGCCCGAGGCTGCGCTGATCACCGCGAAGGAGATGAACCCGACCCCGATGCCGTTGGCGATGGAGTACGTCAGCGGCATGGTCACGATGGTGAGGAACGCAGGGAGCGCGATGGAGAACTTGGTGAACTTGATCTCGCGGATCTGCGCCATCATCATCGCGCCCACCACCACCAGTGCCGCAGCAGCCACTTCCAGCGGGACAACCGAGGTAAGCGGTGTGAAGAACATCGAGCCCAGGAACAGCAGGCCGGTGACCACGGAGGCCAGGCCGGTGCGTGCGCCTTCGCCGATGCCGGCTGCGGAGTCGATGTACACGGTGTTGGATGAACCCGAAGTTGCCCCGCCCACCACTGCACCCATGCCTTCAACGATGAAGGCCGACTTCAGCTTGGGGAACGTGCCGTCCTTGTGTGCCACGCCGGCGCTCTTGGCCAGGCCGGTCATGGTGCCCATGGCGTCGAAGAAGTTGGTGAACACCAGGGTGAAGACCAGCATGGTGGCGGCGAGACCGCCAATCCGGGCAAACGAACCGAAGAGGTCGAACTGGCCCACCAGGCTGAGGTCCGGAACGGACACCAGCTGGCTGGACAGGATGGGCACGTTGAGGTGCCAACCGCCGGGGTTGTCCGCGGTGCCGGGTCCGATGTGGAAGATGGCCTCGACAACTGCGGCAAGGACCGTGGTGGCGACGATGCCGATCAGCAGGCCGCCCTGGATTTTGCGTGCCACGAGGATGCCCATGGCCAGCAACCCAACAATAAAGACGAGGGTGGGGATGGAGGTGATGGATCCATCGTTGCCCAGCTGGACCGGCGGCCCGCCCGCGGTGGGACGGACAAAACCGGAGTCGACAAAGCCGATGAAGGCGATGAACAGGCCGATGCCAACGGTGATGGCGGCCTTGAGTTCCTTGGGGACCGCCTTGAAGATCGCCGTCCGGGCACCTGTGGCACCGAAGAGGACGATCAGGATGCCGTTGATGACCACCAGGCCCATGGCTTCCGGCCACGTGACTTCCTGGATGACTGCTACCGCCAGGAAGGAGTTGATGCCCAGGCCTGCTGCCAGGCCGAACGGCAGGTTGGCGATCAGACCGAAAACAATGGTCATGACCCCTGCGGTCAAGCCGGTGACGGCACCGACCTGGGCGGCCGAAAGCCAACCGCCGGCCACGTCCGTCGGGGCGTTTTCTGCGGAGAAACCGCCCAGGATGAGCGGGTTCAGGATGACGATGTACGCCATGGTGAAGAAGGTGACCAGGCCGCCCCGGAATTCACGGGCCAGCGTGGATCCACGCTTGGAGATCTGGAAAAACTTGTCCAGGAAGGAGTTCGACACCGGGGGCTTGCTGTTGCCGCTGGCCTGTCCGGTTGCCGTGTGCTTTGCGGCTGTGGGCTCTGCGCCTTTGCTTCCCTCGGGGAAGAGCGCAGCCTGCTTTTCAGCTGCTGTCTGCATTTCTGCGTTGTCCAGGATGTTCATGTCAGCCACCGGGCCCTAGTAATCAATCCTGGAATCAAGCGTGTTCCATGTGTTGAACGGCTGGAGGGCCTCCGGAGCCTGGGGGTCGCCCAGTTCCAGCTTGGCTACCGGCATCAGCGCGTCCCGGTTGTCGTTCTCGAAGTACTCGTAGAAGACGGCGTCATCGAAGCCGACGGATGCGGCGTCGTGACGGTCTGCGGCAAAGAACACGCGGTCAACGCGTGCCCAGAGCGCGGAAGCCAGGCACATGGGGCATGGCTCGCAGCTGGTGTAGAGGGTTGCTCCGCTCAGATCGAAGGTTCCCAGTTCGCGGCAGGCGTTGCGGATGGCCGTGACTTCTGCGTGTGCGGTGGGATCGTTCGAGGCGGTAACGCGGTTGACGCCTTCAAAGGCTCGTCCGTCCGCGGTGACAATGACGGCCCCGAACGGGCCCCCACTGTTGAGGACATTGGCTGTAGCCAGCTCAATGGATGTGGCCAGGAATTGCTCGGCCGTGACGGTTGTACTCATGTTGCGACTTCCTTAGTGCTGTGGAAGCCGGGTGACCGTTTGGGGGCGCTGCAAAAAGAGCTCCAGTCAGCTCGGTTACCAGGCTTCAGCATGTGCGATGAAGGTTAAGTTGCGCCTGGTAGATAGCTTCCCGAAGTCCGGGTGCCCGCCTTTGGCAGTTAGAGCGTAGCACCACGTTTGTGAGCCGCGCCATAGTTTTTTGAAAACTTAATTTCGTCATGCGAAATTACTTAATCCGGGTGGGTGCAGGCCAAATGTGACTGCCCGCGGGCGTTGACTGCCGCCGTCGGGGCTTCTACGCTTTTCTGAACGACGCCCTTGGTGGCGCTTAACCTGGATCAGCAGACAGGGCCTAACTGAGCTGGAACGCGAACACGCCGACCAGACAAGGAACCCCTTATGTCGCAATCCCCCTCCCGGCTGTGGATCAGGAATCCGCTGGGCATCTTCACCGCAAACGACCTCGACGCCGGCGGCGGCCTGGTGGTTTCCGACGGGAAAATCGTGGAGTTGGTGCCCTCGGGCGGCCAACCTTCTTCCCCTGCCGCCGTCTTTGACGCTTCCGGACACGTGGTCCTTCCCGGCCTCATCAACACCCATCACCACTTCTACCAAACCCTCACGCGCGCCTGGGGTCCAGTGGCCAATGCGCCTTTGTTCCCATGGCTGCAAAATCTCTACCCGGTGTGGGCACGGCTGACGCCCCGCAGCCTGGAACTCGCGGTGCAGGTCGCGTTGGCGGAGCTGCTGCTCTCCGGCTGCACCACGGCCGCCGACCACCACTACCTCTTCCCCGACGGTATGGAAGACGCCATCGATATCGAAGTCGCGGCCGTCCGTTCCATGGGCATGCGGGCGACACTCACCCGCGGGTCCATGACCCTGGGAGAGGACGACGGCGGGCTGCCGCCCAGGACCACGGTCCAGTTACCTGAGGCGATCCTCGCGGACAGCGAACGACTGATCCGCCAGTACCACGAGACCGGTGATGGAGCCGTGGTGCAGATCGCGCTTGCACCGTGCTCACCCTTCTCCGTGACCAAGGAAATCATGGCCGAAAGCGCCGCCATGGCCGAACGCTTCGACGTCCGGCTCCATACACACCTCGCGGAAACCATCGATGAGGAGGACTTCTGCCGGTCAATGTTCGGCCTGCGGACCGTGGATTACTTGGAATCAGTGGGCTGGTTGGGATCCCGAACCTGGCTGGGACACGGCATCCACTTCAATGACGAGGAGATCGCCAGGCTGGGAGCCGCCGGAACCGCCGTCGCGCATTGCCCCACCTCCAACATGAGGCTGGCATCCGGGACCGCACGCGTCCTGGAACTCGAGGCAGCGGGTGTGCCGGTGGGGCTGGGCGTGGATGGATCGGCGTCGAACGATGCCTCCAACATGATCCTCGAATCGCGGCAAGCACTGTACTTGCAGCGCCTGCGCTACGGCGCCTCCGTGCCCGTGGAGCGCGCCCTGGGCTGGGCGACACGGGGATCCGCAGCTGTTCTGGGTCGCTCCGACATCGGGCAGCTGGCTCCCGGGCTCCAGGCCGACCTGGCCTTGTTCAAGCCTGATGAGCTGCGGTTCTCCGGCAGCCACGATCCCGTTGCCGCCTTGCTGCTCTGCGGCGCGGACCGGGCAGACCGCGTGATGGTTGGCGGTCAGTGGCGCGTAGTGGACGGGGCGATACCCGACCTTGACGTGGCCGGGCTGATCGCCGAACACTCGGCTGCGGCGCGGAAGCTCGTAGCCGGATAGCTTTACGGCCTCTCCGGTGGCCCGATTCGTGGCTTCGCTGCGCACTGTGCCGTGCGTGCGGCACAGTGCGCAGCGAGCCAACGAAACGGGTTCACCCGTTGTTCCGCGCGTCATTCTCCAGCGATGACGCGAAGGGCCTTGGCTAGACCGTGATCTTGTAGACGTGGTGCGTGTACTCATTGGCGAAGGAATCCGTGAACTTCCCGCCCTGCACCGCGATGCTCCGGTTCTCGCCCACAACCTCCACCTGCGTGCCGGTGATCCCTGAGGGAAGCGCAAAGGTCCTGGAACCGGTTGTGCCGTCCTCGCCCATGGCAAAGATGTACGCGGATCCATCCTTGACCTTCAGCATCGAATCAATGCCGTCACCGAAGTCCCATACATAGGACTGGGTATTGATCACGGGCGCCAGGGCCTTGATCTGGTTGTTCACCGCACCGGCTGCAGCTACCTGGTCCTTGAGGCATGCGGTGCCCCTGAGCCGTGCGTCCGCGAAGGCGTCACCACTGATGCAGTCATTGATGTTTTGCTGGTCCGGCGACTGGCTGAACCAGACAATGCCCCGGGCCTCATGAATGATCGAGGCCCACACCTGGGCCTTGGTCTGCTCCGGAGTGAGCTGCCTGTAGCCCCCGGTGGAGCCGCCCGTGGACACCACGGTTGGCAGGGCCCAGATGGGAGCCTGCACATTGCGGGCCGCGTTCACCTCATTCTGCAGCGAAATGATCTTCCCGTAGCTCGACGCCGTACGGCAGTTCGATGTCACGATCGGGGTCTGTCCCACCGGTGTACGCCAACGGAGCTGGTTGTCGCCCCAGTCGCATTGCGGTACTGCGTAGAAGTACTGGTCCACTGAGTTCACATTGGCCGTGTTGTAATAGTCCGCGCTGAACGCCATGGACCGGTCATAGGTAACGATCCCCGAAGTCCAGTTCGAGTAGGTAAACCGGCCTGTCTTGGCGGGGTCGAACTGGGCGGCCAATGAACGCATGTGCGCCAGGCCCGAGGCGGTGTCGAACCGGCCATCCACTTCATCGTCCAGGAGCGTTCCCACCTGACTGGCCCAATCCGCGGGGGCGTCGTTGGGCGAGAACAACGTGAACATGCCGTTGGCCGTGATGCCCGCGGACGGAGTCGCCGGGTTGCCCTGGGCGTAGGTGTTGATCCCGAGCGCTTTGTCGTACTTCAGCTGCGCGTCGCTTCCGGGCGAGCCGTACCAGACGACGATGGGCAGGAACGCCGGATCATCCCAGCCGGCCGCATCGGCTTTCGGGAACTGCTTCCAGTAATCCGGGCCGCCGTCCCACGGGACCCTGGGCAGGTTGGCGAGGCTGCCGGTGCCCGGGGGCGTGGTGGGGGTTGGGGTTGGCGTTGGCGTTGGGGTTGGTGTTGGGGTGGGCGTGGCCGTCACTGTTGGGGTCGGGGTCGGCGTCGGCGTGGCCGTCACTGTTGGGGTCGGCGTCGGCGTGGCCGTCACTGTTGGGGTCGGCGTCGGCGTGGCCGTCACTGTTGGGGTCGGCGTCGGCGTGGCCGTCACTGTTGGGGTCGGCGTGGGCGTGGCCGTCACTGTTGGGGTCGGGGTGGGCGTCGACGTTGGCTCTGACGTGGGTTCCGCCGTCGCAGTTGACGTGGGCGACGCCGTCGACGTCGGCTCTGACGTAGGTTCCGCCGTCGCAGTTGAGGTGGGTTCCGCCGTCGACGTGACCGTCGGGCTTTCCGTGGGCAGGGGCGTGCCGGGGTCCGTGCAGCCGGCGAGGGCCAACGCGAGCACAGCCCCGAGCGTGATGATAGTGGGTTTCATGACATTGTTTTCCTTTGGGTAGCAGCCGCAACCGGACTGCCGTGGCGCCGGATCCCCACTCCCGGCTTCTCTTTTGTCTCCTGCAGCGCAGGGAATATCGGCCGGGAATCCGTGTCCCGGCTCAGCCCGATGACGAGCGCCTGTCCTTGCCCGACCTGCGGCAATGCGACGCGTGCGGACTTCTGTCCGGCGTCATCGAGCCCGCATGTGCGGCCCTTCGTGGGGTCGCGACGGCCTTTGAAGAACCCGGAGGGCGGCCGCCAGCCCAGCTTACGTGACGCAGACCACATCTGAACCGAATGTGACGCACCCTCACCCGACCGGTTCGATGCCCCGCCGCACAACGTGCCGCGCGCACGGCACAAGCTGCAGCCGGGCAACGAAACGGGTTTTCCACATAGGACAACCGGCGACTATTCGTGGGAGCCCTCGCAATCGAGGCTGTTTTGATGACGACGAAATCCCGGCAGTTACCGGAAGGCATGGATTTATGGCGAACCAACGAACTCCACCAGGCCGGCTTCAATGACAGGAGAATTGCTTCCCTGGTGCGGAGCGGGGAGTTGGTGAGGCTTCGCAGGGGGTGCTACCTCAGGGGCAGTACGTGGGCAGCTCAAAAACCCGGCGTAAGGAGCCTGCAGCTGATTGCCGCACACGCCCACGGAACACTAACGACGTCGGCACGCGGCTTCGTCTACAGCCACACTTCGGCGGCGCGACTTCATGGCCTGCTTCTCCTTAACGTTGATGACCGGGTGCACATCACCACCCCAACCACAGCTTCTTCCACGTCCCACGGAGCTGACGTCGTGCCGCATACCCGCGCCTTGGCGGCAGGCGACGTCCAGACAGTAAGGGGCATGCCCTGCACCTCACTGGAACGAACTGTGGTGGATAGCTGCCTCATACTCAATGACAAGCAATCCCTGGTGCTTATGGACCACGCCCTGCGAAAAGGCGCTGACGCCGGGGAAATCCGGCGGATGTGCGCCCTCCTCAAGGGACGCCATGGAGTCCTCTCGTTACGCAGAGCCCTGGAGAACGCGGATGCGAGGTCGGAATCTCCCGGCGAAACATTGACGCGCGAGCTCCTGCAACGCCTCGGGATCGAGATGCCTGAGCTGCAGGTCAGGGTCTCATCAGCCGAGGGAGATCATCGCTTGGACTTTGCCTGGCGGAAAAAGCAGGTGGCCTTGGAGTTTGATGGCAAGGTCAAGTACTTCGACTACGCGCCCACGGCCGAGGTGCTGTACAAGGAACGGCTGCGCGAGAAGGCCTTGATGGAGCTCGGCTGGACGTTCATCCGCGTCCGCTGGCGGGACTTGCACCGGGAACAGGAGTTCAAAATGCGGGTCCTTCGTGCGCTGCGGCAACGGAGTTGAACCCGATTCGGGGGTCCGCTGCACACTCGATGCTGCGCACGGCACACTGTGCAGCGAAGCATCGAAACAGCGGGAGAACCAAGCGCGTCCGGGCACAACAAAGCGGGCGACACCTCCCCAGGTGCCGCCCGCCGTTGGCTCTGTTGCGCAGAGTCCGCGCCCCTGTTGCAGATCAGGGGCGCTGCCGGCCGAACACTGGAAGCGCACGCAGCCAACGGGAGAACCCGCCGGCCTTGCGATCACAGTCGGCCGGAATGTAGAAGTCCGGATCTGTCGCACCAAAGGGCAGGTACAGTTCCTGGCCCGGCGCCGGGAATTCCACGACGCTGTTCGTATCCTTCGAGTCCATCTGTTCCTCCTCTTTCTCGTGCCCAGTTTCCGCTCTTCGGAAAACTTTTATTGTTATGTGGAAAGTGTAGGCAGCGGGCGAGTCGTCCGTCAAGACCCCCAGAGAAGCCGAATGAAGTTGCCCCGGTCACATTCGGGTAGTTCATAACGATCACCGGGAAGCCATATACACAACCCGAAAACATGCGCTACTCTCGAATCAGTTCGTGGCGTAGGTCACGTAACCTGAGAGCAGCAGGCAGGGTCGTAATGAGCTGGCATCCATGGATGCCGGCTCTTTTTTGTTGGGTCGGCTCCACCAGAAACGCAGTGGAAACACGCGCTTAATTTCATTGATGGAACGTAGGTTCCACCTCACAGAAGTTGGGATATGACCATGAGCAACAACATCGTCCTCGGCGAAAACCAGTACGGCAAAGCAGAAGTCCGCGTCGTCAAGGTCACTCGGGATACGGACCGCCACCACATCGAAGACCTGAACGTCACCTCGCAGCTGCGCGGCGACTTCCAGGCCGCACACCTTCAGGGCGACAACGGCCACGTCGTTGCCACGGACACCCAGAAGAACACCGTCTACGCGTTTGCCCGTGAAGGCATCGGCTCGCCCGAATCCTTCCTCCTGCGCCTCGCGGACCACTTCACCGGCGGATTCGACTGGGTCACCGGCGGCCGTTGGGAAGCCGAGGCCTACAGCTGGGACCGCATCCAGGCACACGGCGAGGGACACGACCACAGTTTCGTCCGCAACGGCCAGGAGGTGCGTACCGCCGTCGTCGTCCGTGATGGCGCAACCACGCACGTGATTTCCGGCCTCAAGGACCTGACCGTCCTCAAGACCACGCAGTCCGGTTTTGTCGGTTACCCGCGCGACAAGTACACCACCCTGCCGGAGACCACCGACCGCATCCTGGCCACCGACGTATCCGCCCGCTGGCGCTACAACACCAACCTGGACGTCGCCGGCACGGACTTCAACAAGAGCTACGACGACATCAAGGCCCTCCTGCTGGAAGGCTTCACCGAGAACTACTCCCACGCCCTGCAGCAGACGCTGTTCGACATGGGCAAGAAGGTCCTGGAAGCACACAGCGAAGTTGATGAAATCAAGTTCTCCATGCCCAACAAGCACCACTTCCTGGTTGACCTGAGCCCGTTCGGCCTGGACAACCCCAACGAGGTCTTCTTCGCCGCCGACCGCCCGTACGGCCTCATCGAAGCAACTGTCCAGCGCGAGAACATCGAGGCTGCACCCGTTGCATGGAGCGGCATCGCCGGCTTCTGCTAAACCGCAACACCCCAGGGACTTGCGTGCAGGTCCGGCCCCGAAGCGCCCCGCAAAGGCCGGGCCTGCACCCAAACCCGACCCCAAAAACCCCACAACACCAAAGATTTTGTTAGCCAGACACAGTTAGCCAGACGAAGACGTCTGCCATGAACCCAGGAAGTCTGCCATGAACATCAAGAAAAAATCCCGCCCCGCGAATACCACCGCCTCGCACCGTCCTGAACGGCCCGAGGACAAGAGGCTCTCCATCGGAAGCACTTTCGCCTACGGCTTCCAGCACGTCCTCACCATGTACGGCGGAATTATTGCTCCGCCGCTGATCATCGGCGCAGCCGCCGGCATGTCCTCGCAGGACATCGGCCTCCTAATTGCCGCCTGTTTGTTCGTTGGCGGCCTGGCCACCATCCTCCAGACTGTGGGCATCCCGTGGTTCGGCTCGCAGTTGCCGCTGGTACAGGGCGTTTCGTTCGCAGGCGTCTCAACCATGGTGGCGATTGTCCAAGGCGGTGGCGGGATCCAGGCGGTGTTCGGCTCGGTGATCGTGGCATCGCTGATTGGCCTCGCGATCACTCCCCTGTTCTCCAAGATCATCAAATTCTTCCCGCCCGTGGTGACAGGCACGGTGATCACCACCATCGGCCTGACGCTGATGCCCGTGGCCGCGAACTGGGCCATGGGCGGCAACGCCAAGGCCGAGAACTACGGCAGTGTCTCCAACATCGGGCTCGCCGCAGCCACCATGGGCGTCGTGCTCCTCCTGAGCAAGGTTGGCAACGCTGCCATCTCCCGGCTCTCGATCCTGCTGGCCATGGTCATCGGCACCATCATCGCGCTGGTGGCCGGCATGGCTGACTTCTCCAAGGTTGGCCAGGGCGACATCGTGGCATTCCCCACGCCCTTCGCCTTCGGTGCTCCAACCTTCGAAATTGCCGCGATCATCTCCATGCTCATCGTCATCCTGGTGACCCTGACCGAGACCTCGGCAGACATCATCGCAGTGGGCGAAATCGTCGACACCAAGGTTGACTCCCGCCGCATCGGCGACGGCCTCCGCGCCGACATGCTCTCCAGCGCGATCTCCCCGCTGTTCAACTCCTTCACCCAGAGCGCCTTCGCCCAGAACGTGGGACTCGTCGCCATCACCGGCATCAAAAGCCGCTTCGTGGTCAGCGCCGGCGGCCTCATCCTGGTCATCCTCGGTCTCCTGCCGAT is from Paenarthrobacter nicotinovorans and encodes:
- the pucL gene encoding factor-independent urate hydroxylase, which translates into the protein MTMSNNIVLGENQYGKAEVRVVKVTRDTDRHHIEDLNVTSQLRGDFQAAHLQGDNGHVVATDTQKNTVYAFAREGIGSPESFLLRLADHFTGGFDWVTGGRWEAEAYSWDRIQAHGEGHDHSFVRNGQEVRTAVVVRDGATTHVISGLKDLTVLKTTQSGFVGYPRDKYTTLPETTDRILATDVSARWRYNTNLDVAGTDFNKSYDDIKALLLEGFTENYSHALQQTLFDMGKKVLEAHSEVDEIKFSMPNKHHFLVDLSPFGLDNPNEVFFAADRPYGLIEATVQRENIEAAPVAWSGIAGFC
- a CDS encoding nucleoside deaminase — its product is MSTTVTAEQFLATSIELATANVLNSGGPFGAVIVTADGRAFEGVNRVTASNDPTAHAEVTAIRNACRELGTFDLSGATLYTSCEPCPMCLASALWARVDRVFFAADRHDAASVGFDDAVFYEYFENDNRDALMPVAKLELGDPQAPEALQPFNTWNTLDSRIDY
- a CDS encoding XdhC family protein; the protein is MLDLMPSLGSWRPAVSGQRLAVATIVGSGGSVPRPLGTSMMVSENGEILGSLSGGCVEGAVVEAALEAMRDGGPRLESYGFSAEDAFAVGLTCGGELEVHIQPFGAGAPELSLFAGPQRPAALIRRLDAKGGVMVVDDPVRFRAMESQELAVLLGDHPSTLFAAAAQVEPLLQGGRAGLVRLAPPEGCIDGWVTTERLAAPPREEEEPQPITLFVESRLPAARMIVFGANDFGAALLPAGQLLGYNVTLCDARPAFASQQRFSGADQVVTDWPHRYLESEAAGGRLDSRTVVCVLTHDPKFDIPLIQAALRLNLSYVGAMGSRRSHRQRVDALLQAGAPSEDLDRLHSPIGLDLGAVTPAEVAVSITAEIIAGRGTSHHRDSFPSLKDSTGPIHPAPRHLTQEDPWT
- a CDS encoding NCS2 family permease yields the protein MADMNILDNAEMQTAAEKQAALFPEGSKGAEPTAAKHTATGQASGNSKPPVSNSFLDKFFQISKRGSTLAREFRGGLVTFFTMAYIVILNPLILGGFSAENAPTDVAGGWLSAAQVGAVTGLTAGVMTIVFGLIANLPFGLAAGLGINSFLAVAVIQEVTWPEAMGLVVINGILIVLFGATGARTAIFKAVPKELKAAITVGIGLFIAFIGFVDSGFVRPTAGGPPVQLGNDGSITSIPTLVFIVGLLAMGILVARKIQGGLLIGIVATTVLAAVVEAIFHIGPGTADNPGGWHLNVPILSSQLVSVPDLSLVGQFDLFGSFARIGGLAATMLVFTLVFTNFFDAMGTMTGLAKSAGVAHKDGTFPKLKSAFIVEGMGAVVGGATSGSSNTVYIDSAAGIGEGARTGLASVVTGLLFLGSMFFTPLTSVVPLEVAAAALVVVGAMMMAQIREIKFTKFSIALPAFLTIVTMPLTYSIANGIGVGFISFAVISAASGKAKKVHPLMWVVTVGFIIYFARGPINALMGV
- a CDS encoding nucleobase:cation symporter-2 family protein, which translates into the protein MNIKKKSRPANTTASHRPERPEDKRLSIGSTFAYGFQHVLTMYGGIIAPPLIIGAAAGMSSQDIGLLIAACLFVGGLATILQTVGIPWFGSQLPLVQGVSFAGVSTMVAIVQGGGGIQAVFGSVIVASLIGLAITPLFSKIIKFFPPVVTGTVITTIGLTLMPVAANWAMGGNAKAENYGSVSNIGLAAATMGVVLLLSKVGNAAISRLSILLAMVIGTIIALVAGMADFSKVGQGDIVAFPTPFAFGAPTFEIAAIISMLIVILVTLTETSADIIAVGEIVDTKVDSRRIGDGLRADMLSSAISPLFNSFTQSAFAQNVGLVAITGIKSRFVVSAGGLILVILGLLPILGRVVAAVPTPVLGGAGVVLFGTVAASGIRTLAKVEYKNNMNLIIVAASIGFGMIPIAAPKFYDQFPSWFSTIFHSGISSAAVMAIILNILFNHFKAGNSDNQSVFVAGTDRIVSEEDIKCLSEGDRFENGKLIDADGNEVPLKTSSASEH
- a CDS encoding type IV toxin-antitoxin system AbiEi family antitoxin domain-containing protein, translated to MTTKSRQLPEGMDLWRTNELHQAGFNDRRIASLVRSGELVRLRRGCYLRGSTWAAQKPGVRSLQLIAAHAHGTLTTSARGFVYSHTSAARLHGLLLLNVDDRVHITTPTTASSTSHGADVVPHTRALAAGDVQTVRGMPCTSLERTVVDSCLILNDKQSLVLMDHALRKGADAGEIRRMCALLKGRHGVLSLRRALENADARSESPGETLTRELLQRLGIEMPELQVRVSSAEGDHRLDFAWRKKQVALEFDGKVKYFDYAPTAEVLYKERLREKALMELGWTFIRVRWRDLHREQEFKMRVLRALRQRS
- a CDS encoding 8-oxoguanine deaminase yields the protein MSQSPSRLWIRNPLGIFTANDLDAGGGLVVSDGKIVELVPSGGQPSSPAAVFDASGHVVLPGLINTHHHFYQTLTRAWGPVANAPLFPWLQNLYPVWARLTPRSLELAVQVALAELLLSGCTTAADHHYLFPDGMEDAIDIEVAAVRSMGMRATLTRGSMTLGEDDGGLPPRTTVQLPEAILADSERLIRQYHETGDGAVVQIALAPCSPFSVTKEIMAESAAMAERFDVRLHTHLAETIDEEDFCRSMFGLRTVDYLESVGWLGSRTWLGHGIHFNDEEIARLGAAGTAVAHCPTSNMRLASGTARVLELEAAGVPVGLGVDGSASNDASNMILESRQALYLQRLRYGASVPVERALGWATRGSAAVLGRSDIGQLAPGLQADLALFKPDELRFSGSHDPVAALLLCGADRADRVMVGGQWRVVDGAIPDLDVAGLIAEHSAAARKLVAG